A window of Halomonas sp. H10-9-1 contains these coding sequences:
- a CDS encoding Fe(3+) ABC transporter substrate-binding protein produces MIKHARLAAPIAVALAGSAFASIASADELNIYSARHYDSDAALYQAFTEETGIEVNLLEGDSDQLIERITREGVASPADVMITVDAGRLWRAEQEGIFQAVDSAVLNERLPEAMRHPEGLWFGFSQRARAIFYDRESFDPSQIGSYKELADPRFEGEVCIRSSNNIYNQSLLASLIEHHGAEGAEEWAQGVVANMARDPAGGDTDQIKAVANGECDLAVANHYYYVRLLHSDDEADREAARRVGVIFPNQDDGGTHINVGGAGVVEGAPNHENAVRFLEFLASDTAQEIFANGNYEFPVVAGVKKNPVLESWGNFKKDSLNISKLGENNPEAIKIFDRVGWR; encoded by the coding sequence ATGATCAAGCACGCTCGTCTCGCCGCTCCCATCGCCGTCGCGCTGGCCGGCTCCGCCTTCGCCAGCATCGCCTCCGCCGATGAGTTGAACATCTACTCGGCGCGCCACTACGACTCCGACGCGGCGCTCTACCAGGCCTTCACCGAGGAGACCGGCATCGAGGTCAACCTGCTGGAAGGCGACTCGGATCAGCTGATCGAGCGCATCACCCGTGAGGGCGTGGCCAGCCCCGCCGACGTGATGATCACGGTGGACGCCGGCCGCCTGTGGCGCGCCGAGCAGGAGGGCATCTTCCAGGCTGTCGACTCCGCGGTGCTCAACGAGCGCCTGCCGGAGGCCATGCGTCATCCCGAGGGGTTGTGGTTCGGCTTCAGCCAGCGTGCCCGCGCCATCTTCTACGACCGCGAGAGCTTCGACCCGAGCCAGATCGGCAGCTACAAGGAACTCGCCGACCCGAGATTCGAGGGTGAGGTGTGCATCCGCTCCTCGAACAATATCTACAACCAGTCGCTGCTCGCCTCGCTGATCGAGCATCACGGCGCCGAGGGTGCCGAGGAGTGGGCCCAGGGCGTGGTGGCCAACATGGCCCGCGACCCCGCGGGTGGCGACACCGACCAGATCAAGGCCGTGGCCAACGGCGAGTGCGACCTGGCGGTGGCCAACCACTACTACTACGTGCGCCTGCTGCACTCCGACGATGAAGCGGACCGCGAGGCCGCCCGCCGGGTCGGCGTGATCTTCCCCAACCAGGACGATGGCGGCACCCATATCAACGTCGGCGGCGCCGGTGTGGTCGAAGGGGCTCCCAACCACGAGAATGCCGTGCGCTTCCTCGAGTTCCTGGCCTCCGACACCGCCCAGGAGATCTTCGCCAACGGCAACTACGAGTTCCCGGTGGTGGCGGGCGTGAAGAAGAACCCGGTGCTGGAGTCCTGGGGCAACTTCAAGAAGGACAGCCTGAACATCAGCAAGCTGGG
- a CDS encoding ABC transporter ATP-binding protein, whose translation MNQKLQQPLSSAAPALSMQGIHHAFGRHEVVKGIDLEVLPGEVVCLLGPSGCGKTTLLRIAAGLETLQQGRVALEGKEVARCGGHHLPPEKRSVGLAFQDSALFPHLSVLENVTFGLKHLPVAARRQRALALLEQLGMAAHAESYPHMLSGGQQQRVALARALAPEPDLMLLDEPFSSLDARLRDQIRDDTLHVLKKVGAATLLVTHDPEEAMFMADRIALMRDGHIVQVGTPRELYCNPSDPFVVTFFGEVNELSGVVRDGKVLTPVGIVDAGWLAEGTTARVLVRPEALQVARLDAPAEAHSHSHIVMAKLLGRSSLLHICAHDSDGDEAHIHARVPGVFLPAEGQPVTLRLDPSQVFVFPSLPAGARAAHGQAEQNHRDYAYHHDGQ comes from the coding sequence ATGAACCAGAAACTCCAGCAACCGCTCTCCTCCGCTGCACCGGCACTATCGATGCAGGGCATCCACCATGCCTTCGGCAGGCACGAGGTGGTGAAGGGCATCGACCTTGAAGTGCTGCCGGGCGAGGTCGTCTGCCTGCTGGGCCCCTCGGGCTGTGGCAAGACCACCCTGCTGCGCATCGCCGCAGGCCTCGAGACCCTGCAGCAGGGGCGAGTGGCCCTCGAAGGCAAGGAGGTGGCACGCTGCGGTGGGCATCATCTGCCGCCCGAAAAGCGCAGCGTCGGCCTGGCCTTTCAGGACTCCGCGCTCTTCCCGCACCTCTCGGTGCTGGAAAATGTCACCTTCGGGCTCAAGCACCTGCCGGTGGCGGCGCGCCGCCAGCGCGCCCTGGCACTGCTCGAACAACTGGGCATGGCGGCCCACGCCGAGAGCTATCCGCACATGCTCTCCGGCGGGCAGCAGCAACGTGTGGCCCTGGCCCGAGCCCTGGCGCCCGAGCCGGACCTGATGCTGCTCGACGAGCCCTTCTCCAGTCTCGATGCGCGACTGCGCGACCAGATCCGTGATGACACCCTGCACGTGCTCAAGAAGGTCGGGGCCGCCACCCTGCTGGTGACCCACGACCCGGAAGAGGCGATGTTCATGGCCGACCGCATCGCTCTGATGCGTGACGGTCATATCGTTCAGGTCGGTACGCCACGGGAGCTTTACTGCAACCCCAGCGATCCCTTCGTGGTGACCTTCTTCGGGGAGGTGAACGAACTCTCTGGAGTGGTGCGCGACGGCAAGGTACTGACGCCGGTGGGTATCGTGGATGCCGGCTGGCTGGCCGAGGGCACCACTGCACGGGTACTGGTGCGGCCGGAGGCGCTGCAGGTGGCGCGGTTGGACGCGCCGGCCGAAGCGCACAGTCACAGCCATATCGTCATGGCCAAGCTGCTGGGGCGCAGCAGCCTGCTGCATATCTGTGCTCATGACTCTGACGGCGATGAAGCCCATATCCATGCGCGGGTGCCGGGTGTCTTCCTGCCCGCCGAGGGCCAGCCCGTCACCCTGCGGCTGGACCCCTCCCAGGTATTTGTCTTTCCCTCACTTCCCGCCGGGGCGCGAGCGGCGCATGGCCAGGCTGAGCAGAATCACCGGGACTATGCCTACCACCACGATGGCCAGTGA